The sequence ATCACTGGCCGCGTGCGCCCGCGACGAGGTCGTCGTCGAGCCATGGGGACTCGACGGCGACCGGCGCTGGATGCTGATCGACCGCACGGGCAGGGCCGTCACACAACGTCAGCAGCCGCGCATGGGGCAGGTGTCCGCCGCGCTGACCGGGGACGGCGGGGTGACGTTGAGGGCGCCGGGGAGTGCGCCCCTGACCGTGCGGGTGCCCCCGCCCGGCCGCACCCTCACCGCCGAGCTCCACGGGAGCAGGTTCGAGGTCGTTCAGGCCGCCGCCGACGCGCACTCCTGGCTCGGTGATTTCCTCGGTACGCCGGTCCGGCTCGTCCATCTCGACGCGCCGTCGCACCGCAGACTCATCGACCCCGCCTTCGGGCGCCCCGGCGAGACCGTCTCGCTCGCCGACGGGTATCCGCTGCTCCTCACCACCACCGCCTCGCTCGCCGCCCTCAACGTGCTGATCGCCTCGGGCGGCCATCCGGAGGAAGGCCCCCTGCCGATGAACCGGTTCCGGCCGAACGCGGTCGTCGACGGCACCGGTGCCTGGGCGGAGGACGACTGGAAGCGGATCTCCATCGGCGAGGTCCCGTTCCGCGTGGTGAAACCGTGCGGCCGCTGTGTCATCACCACCACCGACCAGCGCACCTCCGAACGCGGAAAGGAACCGCTGCGCACGCTCGCCCGTCATCGTCGGGTGGGGAAGGACCTTCTCTTCGGCCAGAATCTGATCCCCGACGGGACCGGAGTGATCCGGGTCGGGGATCCTGTCCGGATCCTCGACTGACGACAAGGAGTCCGGACCGGGCCGAAGAGCGGGGAACTCGCCCGGACACACCGGACGTTGGAGGAGCGGGATCGCTCTCTCCCCGCTTCCCCGACAGGCGAGACCCGCCGTATCGGGTATCACGGATTCGGTGGGCCACGGATACGGAAGGGGGCGCACGGTGATACGGGCGGTAGCGGGAGTCTGGCGTTGGCGGCACAACCCCCTGCGCCGGTCCACCGATCGCAGCGAGGCATGGCTGGCGTTGACCGCGCTGCTGCTGATCGCGCTGGCGGCGCCGGTGCTCGGCTGGATATGCGGTGCGCTCACCGACGACGCCCTCCAGGAGTCGGTGCGGGCCCAGCAGGCGCACCGGCATCTCACGGCCGCGGTCGTGGTGCGCCGGGCCGCGGCGCCACCGCGCTTCTCCGGGGACCAGGAAAGCTCTTCCGGACGGGCCGCGCAGACCTCGGTGGTGGCCACGTGGAGAGCCCCTGACGGAAGGCCCCGCAAGGGGACGGTGTCCACCGCCTCCAAGGTCGGCGGCCCCGGCTCCCGGGTGCGGATCTGGACCGATGACGCGGGGCGTCCGGCGCTGCGCCCGATGGACCCGCCGACGGCCCACACCCACGCGGTGCTGGCCGGAGTCGGCGTGTTCCTGCTCGCCGCCGGGTTCGTCGAAGCGGGCAGACGGCTGGTCCTCTGGCGCATGACCCGGCGGCGGTACGCACGGCTCGACCGGGCGTGGGCCAGGGCCGGTCCGGACTGGGGCAGGACCGGGACGGGCACCTGACGGACGCCTCTGCCCGTCGTCCCGCACCCGCCACCGGAGACGAAACGGTGAGAGACGGTGCACGCACAGTCATACGGAAAGGCCCGTCGGGCTGATCGACGGCCGACTCGTCAACTCCCGCCCTTCGCGCGCGCTACGGTGGACCGGCCGCCCGCCCCCTCGGCAGGCGGACCCGGTGCTGTCGTCGTCCCATGGCTGTGGCACCGGCACATCGCCCGCCGTACGCGGACGGACCCGGGGGATCGCACACAGCACGAGGTGGGGGCACAGCAGCGCCATGGCACAGGGCTCGGTCCAGGTGACGCACACCGGCACATCTCGATGGCGGCGCCGTACCGGCGAATACGCCTCCCTCTCCGCGGCTCTGGAGGCGGCGGCCGACGGCGACGTCCTCACCGTCGCGCCCGGAACCTACCGGGAGAATCTCGTCGTCCACCGCGCGGTCACGCTGCGCGGTCCCGAGGGCTCGGTCGGCTCCGTGCGGATCGCGCCGGTCGACGGCGTACCGCTGACCGTCAGGGCTTCCGCGATCGTCCAGGATCTGCATGTGGAGGGCCAGGACTCGGCGGCCCCCGCCCTGCTCGTCGAGGACGGTGCGCCCGAGTTCACGGATCTGCGGATCGTGACCCGGTCGGCGGCCGGCATAGAGGTACGGGGCGCCGCCCGGCCCACGGTGCGGCGGTGCACCGTGGACAACCCCGCCGGTGTCGGCATAGCCGTACTGGACGGCGGTGGCGGGGTGTTCGAGGAGTGCGAGGTCGTGTCCGCCGGTCAGTCCGGTGTCGCGGTGCGCGACGGCGGACATCCGCGCCTCGACCGGTGCCGGGTGCATCACGCGTCGGGCGCGGGCCTCAGCGTCACCGGAGAGGGCAGCGGCCTGGAGGCCGTCGGCTGCGAGGTGTACGAGATCAAGGGCAGCGGGGTCCAGATCACCGCCCGCGCCTCCGCGCACCTCACCGACTGCACCGTGCACCGCACATCCGCCGACGGGGTCACGCTCGACACGGACGCGGTGCTGACACTCGCCGACTGCGACATCCATGACATCCCGGAGAACGCGGTGGATCTGCGGTCCCGTTCGGTGCTGACCCTGACCCGGTCCACGGTGCGCCGCTTCGGCCGCAACGGACTCTCGGTCTGGGACCCGGGCACCCGGGTCGACGCCAACCAGTGCGAGATCCACGACAGCACCGGCGACTACCCGGCGGTCTGGGTGAGCGACGGGGCGACGGTCATACTCGACGCCTGCCGCGTCCATGACGTGCCCGACGCGATCTTCGTCCTGGACCGGGGTTCACGGGCCGACGTCGTGGACAGCGATCTCTCCCAGATCCGCAACACCGCGGTCTCGGTGAGCGACGGAGCCACCGCCCAGCTGGACGACTGCCGGATCCGGGAGGCGTCCACGGGTGCGTGGTTCCGCGACCACGGCAGCGGGGGCACGCTGAACAACTGCACCATCGACGCCGCCCAGACCGGAGTCATCGTCACCAAGGGCGCCGACCCGACCATCGAGCGCTGCACGGTCACCTCACCCGCCGAAGCGGGCTTCTACGTCTCCGCCGAGGGGCGCGGCACCTTCCACGGCTGCCGGGTGACGGGCAGCGACGGCTACGGCTTCCATGTGATGGACGGCTGCCGCACCACCCTCACCCGCTGCCGTACCGAACGGTGTGCCCGCGGGGGTTACGAGTTCGCGGAGGGCGGCGCCCCGCACAACGACGGCAACGGCACAGGCCCCGTGGTGGAGGACTGCACCAGCGACGAGAGCGGGCTGCGCGGGGCGGCCGCCGCTCCGGCCCCCGCGGTACTGACGGCGACCCAGGCGACTCCCGGGCTGCTCGGCGCCATGCCGGAGCAGCGCGCGGCCGTGCGGAGCGCACCGGTCCCGGAGCCCGCGGCCGAGCCCGCTCGTGACCCGGGCGCCGTCCTCGGCGAACTGGACGCGCTGGTGGGCCTGGACAGCGTCAAGCGCGAGGTACGGGCCCTCACCGACATGATCGAGGTCGGCAGGCGGCGCCAGGAGGCGGGGCTCAAGGCCGCCTCGGTGCGCCGCCATCTCGTCTTCACCGGCTCCCCCGGTACCGGCAAGACGACGGTGGCCCGGCTGTACGGGGAGATCCTGGCCTCCCTCGGGGTGCTGGAGCGCGGTCACCTCGTGGAGGTGTCCCGGGTCGATCTGGTCGGCGAGCACATCGGCTCGACCGCCATCCGGACCCAGGAGGCGTTCGACCGGGCGCGGGGCGGGGTGCTGTTCGTCGACGAGGCGTACGCGCTCTCGCCCGAGGACTCGGGCCGGGACTTCGGCCGGGAGGCCATCGACACGCTGGTGAAGCTGATGGAGGACCACCGGGACGCGGTCGTGGTGATCGTCGCGGGGTACACCCACGAGATGGAGCGGTTCCTCACCGTCAACCCCGGTGTGGCGTCCCGTTTCTCGCGGACCATCACCTTCAGCGACTATCTCCCCGAGGAGCTGCTGCGGATCGTCGAGCAGCAGGCCGAGGAGCACGAGTACAGCCTGGCGGACGGGACCGGGGAGGCACTGCTCAAGTACTTCACGGCGCTTCCCAAGGGCCCCGCCTTCGGTAACGGCCGCACGGCCCGCCAGACCTTCGAGTCGATGGTGGAGCGGCATGCGGGCCGGGTCGCCCAGCTCGCCGAGACGAGCACGGACGACCTGACCCTGCTCTATCCGGAGGACCTCCCGGAGCTGGTCTGAGTCTCCCCGCCCGTCTGCCGCGGCAGGAGCGGCCCGAGCTGTTCGAGCAGCGCGGCCCGCTCCTGGGCGAAGACCGGGTCGGCCTGGTAGTCGGAATGCCCCAGGATCGGTTCGGGCAGGGGCAGTTCGGGGGTACGCCCGTAGGCCAGCGGGTCCTTCAGCGGTCCTCGGTCGACGTCGGCGCCCGGACTCCCGGCGATGCGGACGGGGCCGCCTATCGGGTCGGTGGGCCGCCACAGATTGCGCCAGCAGTGCACGGAGCGGTGCAGCCCGCGCAGGGGACCGGGACCGAAGTAGGCCGGGAACCACCGTCCGTACAGCCGTTCCAGCGGCGATCCATAGGTGAGCAGGGCGACCCGGTGGCGGGTCTCGTCGGGCAGTTGCCAGACCGCGGAAGCGGCGAGGACGCTGCCCTGGGAGTGGCCGGAGATGACGAGCCGGCCCTGGGGGTTCCCGCCGGTCCAGGCGGTCATCCGGGAGGCCAGGTCGGGGACGGCGCGTTCGGCGTAGCAGGGTGGCGCGAAGGGGTGGGCGGCGCGCGGCCAGAAGGTTCCCACGTCCCAGAGGATGCCGATGGTGCGGCGGGCGGAGGCGTCGCGGTAGGCACGGCGGCCGCAGGCGACGAACAGGATGAAGCCGAAGCCGATCAGCCAGGAGCCGGTCGACTGGGCGGTCTCCGCGAGAGATTCGATGGCGGGAGAGGCGCCGTCCGCCGCCAGCCCCGGCACCTGGCCGCTCGCCCAGGCCCCGGCGACCGCCCCGGCTCCGAGCAGCAGGGTGGCGCCGGAGACCAGGCCGACGATCCAGGGTGCGGAATCGGTGAGCGCGGCAGCGGCCCGGGTCCGCGCGATCCGCCGGGTGCGTCCGGGGTCGGGCCGCTCGACGCCGTACTCCTTCTCGATGACGCTGCCCATGCGGCGGGCGTTGCGCGCGGTGCGGACGACCAGGGCGATCACCGGAACGAGCAGGAGGAGCAGCAGGATCGGGATGATGGATGCCTGCCAGCTGAGCAGTACCGGCGGGCCTTCGATGGCGGCGCCGACGCCCATGCCGGGCGTGCCGGGTCCGTCGAGCCAGTCGGCCACGCGCTGGGCGACCCCGCCGGTCATGACGCCCCCGAGCGCGCAGGCGAGCATCGCGACGGCGGGCCCGCCCAGCCCGTACATGATCGTGCGGGGTTCGGGTGTGCGGCGGTACAGGCTCATGGCCACGACGGCGAGGGCGACGACGAGCGTGCCCTGGCCGAGGGTGAGGGCACGGAAGGCGACCTCGCCGGGCAGGGAGCCCGCGGAGCCCCAGTCGGGGCGCGACCAGGCCGCGTATCCGGCGGCGAGGACGAGCAGGGCGAGCGCGGTGCCGGGCAGGAACGTGATGAGGGCGCTGTCGAGCTTCTTGTCCAGGTGCCGTTCGCTGCGGCCTCGGCTGCACACCACCCAGAGGGCCACCAGGGCGCACAGTGCCAGCGCCGTCCCGAGCAGCCCGCCGAGGACGTTCGGTACGGGGCTGTCGGCGGCCCGGTCGTGGCGGGCGGCGGCCACGGTGAGACAGGCGGCGACGGTGAGGAATCCGGCCGTGGTGTGGGCGGCGCGGAGCCGGGCGACGAGCCTGCGGCCGTACCAGAAGCCGGGCCGGCCGAGGGCGGGGCGGACGGGGTCGGCCGGGGTGTGCGCCCGCGCGTTCGGGGTCTCCTCCTCCGGCTCGGCCCCGTCCAGGGGGCGCTGTGATTCGTACGCGCTCCAGGTGCGGTTGGACAGGTACCACAGCAGTCCCACCAGTGCGGTGGGCACGAGCGCGGCGACCGCGAGGCGGCGTCCCGGCTGGGACCACCAGCCGCCCTGCTCCGTGGACAGGAAGCCCAGCCAGGACCGCCGGTTCGAGCAGTCGGGTACGCCCGCGCACTGCCAGGCCACCAGGTCCAGGGCCACCTCGCAGGCCGCGGCGGTCAGCAGGACGGTGAGACTGAGCGCGACGAGGCGCACCAGCACTCCGTACAGCCGGACGGCGCGGGCGCGGCCGGAGGCGGTGGGCCGCATCCAGTGGGCGAGGTTGACCACCATGAACGGGAGCAGCAGCAGCCACAGGGCGCGGGAGCCGTTGCCGGAGGTGAGGTTGGACCAGCAGTACGCCTCCGCGACGGGTTCCTTCCCGTACCGCTCGGGATGGTGTTCGCCGTCGATGTCCTCGGGGCGCCGGTAGACGGCCGCCGTCGCGTCACCGGTGACCCGGACCGTACGGGGATCGCCGAGCATCTCCTGGGGCGTGGTGCCGCCGACGCCGTGGACGAGCAGTTCGAGCGCTGCCCCGGTGCTCTGCGGGGCCTGGATGGCAGGGGGCAATGGGGTGACTCGCTCTCTGGGGCGCTCGGCCTCACGGCCGACGGGGGGAAAACGGAGGGACGACGGAGGAGAAGCCGTGGGAGGAGTTGGGGCGCGCCGCGCGGGGCCACGGGCCGACGCGCGGTCACCAGAATCCCGGACCCGGGGCGGGTGCGGCAGAGCTCTCACGGAATCTCCCCAGTGACGCGGCCGACATTCCTGCGTGGCAGGATGAGTACGTTCTGCGGGCCGCTGCGGGACGGTACGGCCAGAGGGAAGGACCGGGACCCGGCGTTGAGCGAGAATCAGAATCTGCTCGCGGAGCAGCGGCGTGCCCTGATCCTCGACGAGGTGCGCAGGCGCGGGGGTGTCCGGGTCAATGAGCTGACCCGGAAGCTGAACGTCTCCGATATGACCATCCGCCGGGATCTGGACGCGCTGGCCCGTCAGGGCGTCATCGAGAAGGTGCACGGCGGTGCGGTGCCGGTGGTCGAGGCGAGCACGCACGAGCCCGGGTTCGAGGCGAAGTCGACGCTGGAGCTGCGCGCCAAGGAGGACATCGCACGGGCTGCCGCGGCGATGGCGGTACCGGGCAGTGCGATCGCCCTGTCCGGGGGGACCACCACGTACGCGCTGGCCCAGCATCTGGTGGACGTGCCGGATCTGACGGTGGTGACCAACTCGGTGCGGGTGGCCGATGTGTTCCACGGGGCGCAGCGTCCGGCCTCCGGCGGCGCGGCGCGCGCCGGAGCGGCGACGGTGGTGCTGACCGGTGGGGTACGGACCCCGTCGGATTCCCTGGTCGGTCCGGTCGCCGACCGGGCCATCGCCTCGCTCCACTTCGATGTGCTGTTCCTCGGTGTGCACGGGATCTCGGTCGAGGCCGGTCTGTCGACCCCGAATCTCGCGGAGGCGGAGACGAACCGGCGTTTCGTGCGGGCGGCGCGGCGGGTCGTGGTGGTGGCCGATCACACCAAGTGGGGCACGGTCGGCCTGAGTTCCTTCGCCACGCTGGACGAGGTGGCCGCGTTCGTCACGGACTCGGGCCTGTCGACCGGGGTTCGCGAGGAGATCGAGGAGCATCTGCCGGGTCTCGTGGTGGCGGACGGAACTCCCGACGAGGCGGCCCCGGAGCGCTGATCCGACCGGCGCGCGGGGGCGGTCGGTCTTAGGATCATGTTGTGGCCGTCTTCCGGATCGAGCGATTCACTCCCCTTCCCGCCGCCGAGTCCTGGCGCCGGGTGACCGACTGGGAGCGGCACGCCGCGCATGTCCCGCTCACCTCGGTCACTGTCCCGACGGGCTCTCCGTCCCGGATCGGCACCGTGTTCGTGGCCCGGACGGGGGTGGGTCCGCTGGCCTTCGACGATCCGATGGAAGTGGTGCGGTGGACTCCGCCGTCCGCCGGGCGTGCCGGGGCCTGCCGACTGGAGAAGCGCGGGTCCGTGGTGCTGGGCCGGGCGTCGATCGATGTCCTGCCGACCAATTCCGGGTCCCATGTGGTGTGGGTGGAGGAACTGCGCGTCCGGCTGCTGCCCTCCTGGGGTGATCCGTTGCTCGCCTCGTGCGGTCGGCGGATGTTCGGCGGGGTTCTGGACTCCCTGCTCGACGCGCCGGCGGGCCGGGCCGCCGAGGGGTCCGGGGCCCCCGGCAGGTCCTGACGGGCTGCTGACGGTTCCGGGCCGATCGGCAACGACCGGGCGCACGATTCGGTGCGGGTGATGTGACCGTCACACGATTGACTCGTTTGCCGGTATGACGTTCTCCCCACGTGGCCCCGGAAGGCACCGAACTCATGCCGATCCATCAACCGCAGCAGCGGACCGACCCCACGAGCGAACGCCCCGGCGTCCAGCAGGCCGAGGCCGCGCTCATGGAGCACTACCCGCATCTCGTCCGGCTCGCCTATCTCGTGCTGCCGCCCTCGCTCGGCCGGCACCGCAGGGTCCTCGCCGCCCACGGGGCGGTGCAACGGTCCCTGCCCGCACGGCGGAGTGCCGCACCCGGCCGGGTCCGGGTTCCGGCACAGACACGAGCCCCCGATTCCGGCGAGGGACCGGACGGGCCCCGGGGGGCCGCGTACACCTGGGTGCGGCTACGGGTGCTCCGTGCCGCGCTGGCGTACGAGCGCCGGCCCCGCTGGTGGCCCGGACGCCTTCCCGCGCCGGCCGCCCTGCGCCCCACCGTGCCGTCGGTCCGGGGGCTGCGGCTCTTTCCACGGGCGGGCGGTGTCGACGAACTCGCGCTGGACCGGGCCCTGTCCACGGTGTCGGGAGGGGTACGGGCCGCCTTCGCCCTCCAGTTGCTGGAGGGATTGCCGGAGCCCGAGGTCCGCGCGGTGCTCATCGAGGCCGGGTGGAGCCATGCCGCCGACGCGGTGCGGGCTGCCGGGCGGCTGGGCCGGCCCGACCGCTCGGCGGCCGAGGCGCTGTTGCGATCCGGTGAGTTCGATCCGTGCACGGTGCAGACCCGGCCCAGCGATCTGCTGCGGCGCAGGCACCGGACGCGCGCCGCGGCGGCGCTCGCAGCCCTGTGCGTGGTGGCGGGCACACTCGCCGTGGTGGCCGGGGAGAGTTCCGGCGGCGTGACGGACGGGGCCCTCCAGCGGGCGTCGCCCGTCGCCGCGCTCGATCCCGCGGGGCTGCTGCGCGCGCCGGACGAGGAGTGGGCGGACACCTCGCGGGTGGACTTCACCGCCTGGCCCGCCCGCGGCGACCGGCGCGGCGACCGGGCCCTGCTCGGCCGGGCCCTGCGGGCCTGGGGGCAGCCCCCGCGTGCCCTGCGGGTCTCCACCGCCCCGGGCGCGTCCGACGCGCCCCCCGCCCAGCCACCCCGACTGCTGTACGCGGGCGAGGTGGACGGGGCGGCCGTGGTGCTGCTCCACGACGGCGGCGTACGGGTGATGCGCTATGCCGAACCGCTGTCCGGATCCGGCGCCCCGGCGCTGGACTTCGCACGGGCCGACGACGCCGATGTGACGACGGGGGCGGCCGTGGTCGTCAGCCGGACGGGAGACCGGGCGAGGTTCCTGCTGGCCCCGTGGGTCTCGGAGACCACGACCCGGGACCTGCTCACTCCGGACACCCCGGCCCGCCCCCTGGACGTGGGCGCGGACGGTGTCACCGCTCCGGTGCCCCGTCCCGCGCCCGGCGGCGACTGCGGCTCCTGGCCGGTCATGCAACTGCGGTCCTCGGAAAGCATCGTGGAGAACCACGCCTTCCTCCTGACCGACCTGGGTGATCTCACCCCGGTCCATCTCACGTACACGCCGAAGCCCGGCCGGGGTGCGCCGTCGCGTCAGCCGCGCGAGGCGACGGGCACCGAGGCGTTGCTCGGCTGGGCACGCACCGCGTGTTCGCTGCGCACGTTGCGGGGCACCGGTGTACGCGCCGTGAACAACTGGGAGTTCGCCGAGCAGAAGCTTCCCGAGGGCGGCGCCCGGATGGACTGGGTGTGCACACGGGCCGACACCTGGCAGGGGCCGGGCCGGATCCTGGTCCAGCTGCTCCAGCCGTCCGCCTCCCCCACCGCCCCGGCCGCGGTGGTGGCCGACCGGAGCGACACGGCGCTGTGCAGCCGGTTCGGGCAGCACATTCTGGCGAGCGCCCGCTGGAAGGCACCGTCCGGCCGGTGGTACGTGCTGGCCGCGGGCAGCCGGGCGGTGAACCGCATCGAGGCCGCGGGAGCCGTGCGCGGCAGCGTGCCCGGCACGACGCTCGCGCTGCGGGCGCCGCAGGACGCCGCGGTCGATCTGACGGCCCGGCTGCGGGAGGGCGGGACGATGTCGGCGGTGCGCTGAGGCGGGGCGCGGGTGCGCTTTCACGACAAGGGTCGGCACGGGCAGGGAGCGGGTGCGCGTTCGCGACAAGGGTCGCCACCGGCGAGGAACAGCCCGGCGCGGGCAGGGAGCGGGCTGATCAGCGTATTGGTACAGACATCTGACGTCGTGACCGCTATCGTGTGCGCGGCTCTCCGTCGCCGATCGCCCGGGAGGTGCGTTCCATGGCACGCCGACTCCGTCCCGTGGGCCTGGACTTCACCGAGTCCGCGCCACTGCGCCTGGTCTTCGCCGCCGAGGTGGCCGCGCCTCCCGACGCCGTGTACCGGGCGCTCGCCGAGGATGTCGCGTCCTGGCCGTACTGGTTCACCGCGGTGACCAGGGCCACTCCCACCGGTGCGGGGGCGGGCCGGGAGGTACGGCTCAGGGGCGGCACGGTGTTCCGCGAGACGATCGTCGCGGCGGAACCGGACGTGCGGTACGCCTATCGGGTCGATGAGTCCAACGCCCCCGGACTGCGGGCGCTGTTGGAGGAGTGGCGGCTCACCCCGTCCGCGACCGGGACGCATGTGCAGTGGACGTTCGCCGCTGACGGGACCGCCCCGTTCCGGTTCATCCTGGGGCTGGCGCGGGCGGGGGTGGGGCGCTCGTTCCGCGACGCCGTGCGGCGGCTCGGCGACCGGCTTGCGGGGGCAGCCGCCTGAGCGACGCGCTTCCGTGCGCCGCGCGGCCGCCCGGCGCGCGGGTCCGGGGTCCGGTCAGCCGGGGTCCGTCACACGGGGTCGGCGCACGGGGGCCGGTCGGGCAGGCCGGCCGCACGGGTCCGGTCGGCCGGGTCCGGCGCACGGGGGCAGGTCGGGCAGGTCGGGCAGGTCG is a genomic window of Streptomyces sp. NBC_01237 containing:
- a CDS encoding MOSC domain-containing protein, giving the protein MASPMLRSLHVHPVKSLAACARDEVVVEPWGLDGDRRWMLIDRTGRAVTQRQQPRMGQVSAALTGDGGVTLRAPGSAPLTVRVPPPGRTLTAELHGSRFEVVQAAADAHSWLGDFLGTPVRLVHLDAPSHRRLIDPAFGRPGETVSLADGYPLLLTTTASLAALNVLIASGGHPEEGPLPMNRFRPNAVVDGTGAWAEDDWKRISIGEVPFRVVKPCGRCVITTTDQRTSERGKEPLRTLARHRRVGKDLLFGQNLIPDGTGVIRVGDPVRILD
- a CDS encoding Rv1733c family protein, which encodes MRAVAGVWRWRHNPLRRSTDRSEAWLALTALLLIALAAPVLGWICGALTDDALQESVRAQQAHRHLTAAVVVRRAAAPPRFSGDQESSSGRAAQTSVVATWRAPDGRPRKGTVSTASKVGGPGSRVRIWTDDAGRPALRPMDPPTAHTHAVLAGVGVFLLAAGFVEAGRRLVLWRMTRRRYARLDRAWARAGPDWGRTGTGT
- a CDS encoding right-handed parallel beta-helix repeat-containing protein; amino-acid sequence: MAQGSVQVTHTGTSRWRRRTGEYASLSAALEAAADGDVLTVAPGTYRENLVVHRAVTLRGPEGSVGSVRIAPVDGVPLTVRASAIVQDLHVEGQDSAAPALLVEDGAPEFTDLRIVTRSAAGIEVRGAARPTVRRCTVDNPAGVGIAVLDGGGGVFEECEVVSAGQSGVAVRDGGHPRLDRCRVHHASGAGLSVTGEGSGLEAVGCEVYEIKGSGVQITARASAHLTDCTVHRTSADGVTLDTDAVLTLADCDIHDIPENAVDLRSRSVLTLTRSTVRRFGRNGLSVWDPGTRVDANQCEIHDSTGDYPAVWVSDGATVILDACRVHDVPDAIFVLDRGSRADVVDSDLSQIRNTAVSVSDGATAQLDDCRIREASTGAWFRDHGSGGTLNNCTIDAAQTGVIVTKGADPTIERCTVTSPAEAGFYVSAEGRGTFHGCRVTGSDGYGFHVMDGCRTTLTRCRTERCARGGYEFAEGGAPHNDGNGTGPVVEDCTSDESGLRGAAAAPAPAVLTATQATPGLLGAMPEQRAAVRSAPVPEPAAEPARDPGAVLGELDALVGLDSVKREVRALTDMIEVGRRRQEAGLKAASVRRHLVFTGSPGTGKTTVARLYGEILASLGVLERGHLVEVSRVDLVGEHIGSTAIRTQEAFDRARGGVLFVDEAYALSPEDSGRDFGREAIDTLVKLMEDHRDAVVVIVAGYTHEMERFLTVNPGVASRFSRTITFSDYLPEELLRIVEQQAEEHEYSLADGTGEALLKYFTALPKGPAFGNGRTARQTFESMVERHAGRVAQLAETSTDDLTLLYPEDLPELV
- a CDS encoding DeoR/GlpR family DNA-binding transcription regulator, whose translation is MSENQNLLAEQRRALILDEVRRRGGVRVNELTRKLNVSDMTIRRDLDALARQGVIEKVHGGAVPVVEASTHEPGFEAKSTLELRAKEDIARAAAAMAVPGSAIALSGGTTTYALAQHLVDVPDLTVVTNSVRVADVFHGAQRPASGGAARAGAATVVLTGGVRTPSDSLVGPVADRAIASLHFDVLFLGVHGISVEAGLSTPNLAEAETNRRFVRAARRVVVVADHTKWGTVGLSSFATLDEVAAFVTDSGLSTGVREEIEEHLPGLVVADGTPDEAAPER
- a CDS encoding SRPBCC family protein, yielding MAVFRIERFTPLPAAESWRRVTDWERHAAHVPLTSVTVPTGSPSRIGTVFVARTGVGPLAFDDPMEVVRWTPPSAGRAGACRLEKRGSVVLGRASIDVLPTNSGSHVVWVEELRVRLLPSWGDPLLASCGRRMFGGVLDSLLDAPAGRAAEGSGAPGRS
- a CDS encoding SRPBCC family protein, whose amino-acid sequence is MARRLRPVGLDFTESAPLRLVFAAEVAAPPDAVYRALAEDVASWPYWFTAVTRATPTGAGAGREVRLRGGTVFRETIVAAEPDVRYAYRVDESNAPGLRALLEEWRLTPSATGTHVQWTFAADGTAPFRFILGLARAGVGRSFRDAVRRLGDRLAGAAA